The Bifidobacterium actinocoloniiforme DSM 22766 genomic sequence CGGCAGGTCGTCGCGGTCGGTGACTTTCGCGCGCTGCCCGTAGACGACGATCGGGTTCTCGTGCTGGTCGAGCGCGACCAGCACCCAGCTGAACTCCTCCGGGGTGCTCGCGTCCTTCACGTGCAGCGCGCCGTTTTCATCGGCCTTGGTGCCGAAATACGCCTCCACGATGTCCTTCGTGGATTCGATGCCGGGGATCTGCAGCGTCCAGTTGCCCGGCGCGGTGTCGGTGATGACCACGTCGCCGTTATGCGCCTTGATCTCGGTCGTGTCCCCCGGTTCGGGATGCAGGACGGCACCGTCCTCGGCGTTGTACCCCACCGGCCGCTTGCCGGCCGGCGGCGTCCAGTCGACCGATGCTGGGGGAGTGAAGCTCTCGTCTTTACGGAACAGGTAGAGCGCGTAATCCTTGATGAGTTTGACCAGATCGGCGTTGTTGCCGCTGGATACGAAGTCTTTTACAGCCATAAGCCATGTGCCTTTCTATGATTTTTTTTTGGCTGAAAGGGCATGTGGCGGCATGCTCGTTGATTGGTCAGCTGACAGCGGCCTGCATGAGCAGGACCGCATAACAGTAGATTGGGGATGCATCACCGTCCGCAAGACGCATGGGGCCGGCATCCAGTTTCGCGCTGACGATGGGCGGCCTGCAGCCCTGCATGGTGATGGTGCGGATGATGTCGGCGGCCAGATGCTGCTCGGCGGCGAAATCGCCGCTGCCATCGTCGCGGCGGACGATGACGGTGAGCCTCACCCTCACCCATTGCGTCACCGGTGTAGCCAAGCCTTGGGGGTCGCCGACCAGCACGCACTCACGAGGAGGATCGTCACTGTTGCGCACCGACCCGAAACTGACATCAGGGTATTCGCCCCTCAGCAGTGGCAGCAGCGTCTCTTCAGTCCTGACCGGATGCACAGGAGGATTGAATACGCTCATATCCGAATCCTTCCCAATGTCTGGGTGAGAGCGCCATTGACGGACTCGTTCTTCGCATCAGTGATGACCGTCACGCCGTTTCGCGTCCTGCCTTGGGTCTGGTCGCGCACCTTGATGCGGCCGCGCGGATTGGAACCTACGGCTTTCACGCAAGCGTCATGAGTGACCTGCTGTATCCCTCGGGATTTCAATACTTGGTCGCTGAAGGCCTTGCGGTTGAACACGAATTTCGCTTTCCCCATCGGTCACTCCCTGCGTTTGACGGTGATGACATCGCCGACATGCCGCCCCTGCCGGTCTACCCATACGGCCGGGTCGCCGTCAACCGGCAGGCGTTCGCCGCGCACCCCGATGAGGTCCGTGGCGGTGACGCCCGTCGGCTGCTGCGAGCGCACGTACAGCGTGTAGGCGTGGGCGACGCCCGGTGATGTTTCGGTTGGCGTTTCGGGTGTCGTGATGGGTGCCACGAGCGCCTGTAGGCTGCCGATTTTGACCAGTGGCTCTTGGATGGTGTTGCCGTCCGCGTCTTTGGCGGGTTTCCCGCGCCAGATGTCAATGGTTTCCATCGGTAGCCTCGCACATGTCAATCGAAAACGCCTGCTGTTTGGCGACGCCCAGGTCCCTGAGTTCCTCTTTGGTGAGGTAGAGGTTGCCATCAGGATTGCTCCATGAGTAGCTGTTGGCGAACGGTCCAACCGTTTCCGAGGTCTGCGAGACACCGCCGGGCACGCCGGCCGAGTCCTGTTGCATGGCGCGTTTGACCATCGCGCAGCAAATTCGTCTGAGCGTGCGCATGTGGGTTTCGATCCACATGGTGTCGTTGGTTTCGGGCACGCGCTGCCGGATTTTGTCGCTTGCGTCGTCCAGGAGTTCCATGGCTGACCGGGTTTCCGCGTCCGTCAGCTCATGCCATCGCTTGGCCAGGTCGTCGGTCGTGGCGAACGGTTTCGGCTCGTCGGTGTCGTCGTCCATGTCACGCCCGCTTGACGGTGATGGGGATGGTGCTGCCGTCCGAGAGGGTGCCGGTGCCTCCGGTGATCGTTCCGTCCTTGTCGGCGGTGAGCTCGATGGCGGTCAGGGATAATCCGTCGTCGCCCTTAGGGCCAGCCGGCCCCATGTCGCCTTGGGGTCCTACGGGGCCGGGCTGCGGTTCCAGGCCTTGCGTTCCTGGCGCGGTGCCGGGGATGAACGGAGTGCCGTCAGGGTTCCACAATGCTACCGGCGCGTCGAGCGGGCCGGCCTTGTGTTTTTTCTTCCCGCCCGCCTGCACGATGAGGTTCTGTACCGGATAGGCCATGTCACGCCGCCTTCTTCAATACGGCGATGCCCTGCGGGTCGAGCACTGTGTAGGAGTAGACCGCCTGCGTACGGTAGGCGATCTGACCGTAGTGCTTGAGGTCCTGTCCGACGCCGTCGGGGTCGCCGTACTCGATGATCTCCGAGGTGATGTTGCGCACCATGCCCCACTTGATCAGGCTGAAATCGCCAAGGAAGGCAAGCACGTTCGTGTCGGTCGTGCAGAGCCGTCCGTTGACCGTGCCGCTTGTGGAGGCGGGGA encodes the following:
- a CDS encoding Gp19/Gp15/Gp42 family protein: MDDDTDEPKPFATTDDLAKRWHELTDAETRSAMELLDDASDKIRQRVPETNDTMWIETHMRTLRRICCAMVKRAMQQDSAGVPGGVSQTSETVGPFANSYSWSNPDGNLYLTKEELRDLGVAKQQAFSIDMCEATDGNH